The Micromonospora krabiensis genome window below encodes:
- the ku gene encoding non-homologous end joining protein Ku has protein sequence MRAIWKGAVSFGLVSIAVKLYSATEEKDIRFHQVHREDGGRIRYKRTCSICGEEVTYDDIAKGYDIGGGEMVILTDEDFAELPLSTSHAIDVLEFVPAEQVDPILYNKAYFLEPEGSATKPYVLLRDALLDSERVAIVKVALRQREQLATLRVREGVLLLNTMLWPDEVRTPDFGFLDEDLKVRPPELAMASSLIDSMTGEFEPDAFTDDYRAALQEVIDAKVEGREVVQPEEVEEAPAAAVDLMAALKASVDRARAARGEQPARGGGAEPTPISSARSAQKAAAQKKATKAPAKKAAEKKAAPKKAAAKKTTAKKTGEAAKKTTKKTAPKKTA, from the coding sequence ATGCGTGCCATCTGGAAGGGAGCGGTCTCGTTCGGGCTGGTCTCGATCGCGGTCAAGCTCTACTCCGCCACGGAGGAGAAGGACATCCGGTTCCACCAGGTCCACCGGGAGGACGGCGGCCGGATCCGCTACAAGCGCACCTGCTCGATCTGTGGCGAGGAGGTGACCTACGACGACATCGCCAAGGGCTACGACATCGGCGGCGGCGAGATGGTCATCCTCACCGACGAGGACTTCGCGGAGCTGCCGTTGAGCACCTCGCACGCGATCGACGTGCTGGAGTTCGTCCCGGCCGAGCAGGTCGACCCGATCCTCTATAACAAGGCGTACTTCCTGGAGCCGGAGGGCTCGGCCACCAAGCCGTACGTGCTGCTGCGGGACGCGCTGCTCGACTCCGAGCGGGTCGCGATCGTCAAGGTGGCCCTGCGTCAGCGGGAGCAGCTCGCCACCCTGCGGGTCCGTGAGGGTGTGCTGCTGCTCAACACGATGCTCTGGCCGGACGAGGTGCGTACCCCCGACTTCGGTTTCCTGGACGAGGACCTGAAGGTCCGTCCCCCGGAGCTGGCGATGGCCAGCTCGCTGATCGACTCGATGACCGGCGAGTTCGAGCCGGACGCGTTCACCGACGACTACCGGGCCGCGTTGCAGGAGGTCATCGACGCGAAGGTGGAGGGGCGGGAGGTGGTCCAGCCGGAGGAGGTCGAGGAGGCTCCGGCGGCGGCGGTGGACCTGATGGCCGCGCTGAAGGCGTCGGTGGACCGGGCCCGGGCCGCTCGCGGCGAGCAGCCGGCCCGCGGCGGCGGGGCCGAGCCCACGCCGATCTCGTCGGCCCGCTCGGCGCAGAAGGCCGCCGCGCAGAAGAAGGCGACCAAGGCCCCGGCCAAGAAGGCCGCCGAGAAGAAGGCCGCGCCGAAGAAGGCGGCGGCCAAGAAGACCACCGCGAAGAAGACCGGCGAGGCCGCGAAGAAGACCACCAAGAAGACGGCCCCGAAGAAGACCGCCTGA
- a CDS encoding MerR family transcriptional regulator: protein MLIGELAERAGTSTRALRYYETHGLVRPARSANGYRVYDEAELHVVREIRSLLAVGFGLDDIRPFVACLRAGNASGHVCPDSVAVLRRKLAEVDAGIARLHTVRQELRDQLAHARKQREETCLRLRTPPSSP, encoded by the coding sequence ATGCTGATCGGTGAGCTGGCGGAACGCGCCGGCACCAGCACCCGGGCGCTGCGCTACTACGAGACGCACGGGCTGGTCCGCCCGGCCCGCTCAGCGAACGGCTACCGCGTCTACGACGAGGCCGAGCTGCACGTCGTACGCGAGATCCGCTCCCTGCTCGCGGTCGGGTTCGGGCTGGACGACATCCGCCCGTTCGTGGCCTGCCTCCGCGCCGGCAACGCCTCCGGCCACGTGTGCCCGGACTCGGTGGCGGTGCTGCGCCGCAAGCTCGCCGAGGTCGACGCGGGCATCGCGCGGCTGCACACGGTCCGGCAGGAACTGCGGGACCAACTCGCCCACGCCAGGAAACAGCGGGAGGAAACATGCCTGAGGTTGCGCACGCCGCCCTCGTCACCGTGA
- the trxA gene encoding thioredoxin: protein MPEVAHAALVTVTDDSFDSTVLAADRPVVVDVWAEWCPPCHAISRSLAELAEEFAGRLTIATLDSDENPATTRRYQVMSLPTLLVFRHGELVGSLVGARPKNHLRQALERHLEE from the coding sequence ATGCCTGAGGTTGCGCACGCCGCCCTCGTCACCGTGACCGACGACTCCTTCGACAGCACCGTGCTGGCCGCCGACCGTCCCGTGGTGGTCGACGTCTGGGCCGAATGGTGCCCGCCCTGCCACGCCATCTCCCGCAGCCTCGCCGAGTTGGCCGAGGAGTTCGCCGGACGGCTGACCATCGCCACGCTCGACTCCGACGAGAACCCGGCCACCACCCGCCGCTACCAGGTCATGTCGCTGCCGACCCTGCTGGTGTTCCGCCACGGCGAGCTGGTCGGGTCGCTGGTCGGCGCGCGGCCGAAGAACCACCTGCGCCAGGCGCTGGAACGCCACCTCGAGGAGTGA
- a CDS encoding DUF4241 domain-containing protein — protein sequence MPYTPDLDRLLTPGARFADEHRGYVIEAHAVDDIVLPTGQVVGCDPLVCPESDPFTVTVPPGRHRARAWVAVVLADGAEVDRRVAALELVVVDDEPTVRWEPALVGDQDPARLGADDYFGYGVDAGTGTLADVAALRVLEDWDYERVEEVFIPATIPAEPVPGLITAVLDETTGANVVTVSSGWGDGCYGTWIGRAADGRVTSFVTDFMVVPDDPAPR from the coding sequence GTGCCGTACACCCCTGACCTGGACCGGTTGCTGACGCCCGGCGCGCGCTTCGCCGACGAGCACCGCGGGTACGTCATTGAGGCGCACGCGGTGGACGACATCGTCCTGCCGACCGGCCAGGTGGTGGGCTGCGACCCGCTCGTCTGCCCGGAGAGCGACCCATTCACGGTGACCGTGCCGCCGGGCCGGCACCGGGCCCGCGCCTGGGTGGCGGTGGTCCTCGCCGACGGCGCCGAGGTGGACCGCCGGGTGGCGGCACTGGAGCTGGTGGTGGTGGACGACGAACCGACGGTCCGCTGGGAGCCGGCCCTCGTCGGCGACCAGGACCCGGCCCGGCTGGGCGCGGACGACTACTTCGGCTACGGGGTGGACGCCGGCACCGGCACGTTGGCAGACGTGGCGGCGCTGCGGGTGCTGGAGGACTGGGACTACGAGCGGGTCGAGGAGGTCTTCATCCCGGCCACGATCCCGGCGGAGCCGGTGCCCGGACTGATCACCGCGGTCCTGGACGAGACCACCGGCGCGAACGTCGTCACGGTCAGCTCGGGCTGGGGTGACGGCTGCTACGGGACCTGGATCGGGCGGGCCGCCGACGGGCGGGTGACCTCGTTCGTGACCGATTTCATGGTGGTCCCGGACGACCCCGCGCCGCGCTGA
- a CDS encoding FKBP-type peptidyl-prolyl cis-trans isomerase, with translation MPATPSQQGVDAVSERTQNRTKSERRLAAQLAEQKAAEAKRRRQAWIGGLAGVAVVAVLITVFVIVAQGNDDDAAPQAGASPSASAGLDEQPTAPPAPQLPEGADPALATRPEVKAGTGDLTKLTVTPLIKGTGPAVKSGQTITTNYVGVFYKDGKEFDASWNSGQPASFPIGVGQVIKGWDQGLVGVTVGSRVQLDIPADLAYGNDGAGGRPAGPLRFVVDVLAAQ, from the coding sequence GTGCCGGCCACACCTTCGCAGCAGGGAGTCGACGCCGTGAGCGAGCGTACGCAGAACCGGACCAAGTCGGAGCGGCGGCTGGCCGCCCAGCTTGCCGAACAGAAGGCCGCCGAGGCGAAGCGCCGCCGGCAGGCCTGGATCGGCGGGCTCGCCGGCGTGGCCGTGGTGGCCGTGCTGATCACCGTCTTCGTGATCGTCGCCCAGGGGAACGACGACGACGCGGCCCCGCAGGCCGGCGCGAGCCCGTCGGCGTCCGCCGGGCTGGACGAGCAGCCCACCGCGCCGCCCGCCCCGCAGCTGCCGGAGGGCGCCGACCCGGCCCTGGCCACCCGGCCGGAGGTCAAGGCGGGCACGGGTGACCTGACCAAGCTCACCGTCACCCCGCTGATCAAGGGCACCGGCCCGGCGGTGAAGTCCGGCCAGACGATCACCACGAACTACGTGGGCGTGTTCTACAAGGACGGCAAGGAGTTCGACGCGTCCTGGAACAGCGGCCAGCCGGCCAGCTTCCCGATCGGCGTCGGCCAGGTCATCAAGGGTTGGGACCAGGGGCTCGTCGGCGTCACCGTCGGCAGCCGGGTCCAGCTCGACATCCCGGCCGACCTGGCCTACGGCAACGACGGTGCGGGCGGCCGACCGGCCGGCCCGCTGCGCTTCGTGGTGGACGTGCTCGCCGCGCAGTAG
- a CDS encoding SCO6745 family protein, with translation MLWTHYEPVHAVTYFHPRARAAYEAVGLRGYWRGYFAGRAAPLGETGAAPVIAAFFTFAPPMVTRALPAVWRLATPQEALRARLTGAVQALAELTYELPEKHLVEAADLLEAAAGAAETAGRVLGAANAALPAGEYPLARLWQAATTLREHRGDGHIAALVAADLDPVETLAWRVAVDIPAQHLLGRGWLEDQWADARDRLRARGWLDRDGAPTERGRAEFQAIEDATDAAAARPWRALGADRADQLRDLLDPIARAAHTVIPVDSPIGLPAPGA, from the coding sequence ATGTTGTGGACGCACTACGAGCCCGTGCACGCCGTCACCTACTTCCACCCCCGGGCCCGGGCCGCCTACGAGGCGGTCGGCCTGCGCGGCTACTGGCGGGGCTACTTCGCCGGCCGGGCCGCCCCGCTCGGCGAGACCGGGGCGGCCCCGGTGATCGCCGCCTTCTTCACCTTCGCGCCGCCGATGGTCACGCGGGCCCTGCCGGCGGTCTGGCGGCTGGCCACCCCGCAGGAGGCGCTGCGGGCCCGGCTCACCGGCGCCGTGCAGGCGCTGGCCGAGTTGACCTACGAGCTGCCCGAGAAGCACCTGGTCGAGGCGGCCGACCTGCTGGAGGCGGCCGCCGGAGCGGCCGAGACGGCCGGGCGGGTGCTCGGCGCGGCCAACGCCGCGCTGCCCGCCGGCGAATACCCGCTGGCCCGGCTCTGGCAGGCCGCCACCACGCTCCGGGAGCACCGGGGCGACGGGCACATCGCCGCCCTGGTCGCCGCCGATCTCGACCCGGTCGAGACCCTCGCCTGGCGCGTCGCGGTCGACATCCCGGCGCAGCACCTGCTGGGCCGGGGCTGGCTGGAGGACCAGTGGGCCGACGCCCGCGACCGGCTGCGCGCCCGGGGCTGGCTCGACCGGGACGGCGCCCCCACCGAGCGGGGCCGGGCGGAGTTCCAGGCGATCGAGGACGCCACCGACGCGGCGGCGGCGCGGCCGTGGCGGGCGCTGGGGGCGGACCGGGCCGACCAGCTGCGCGACCTGCTCGACCCGATCGCCCGGGCGGCGCACACCGTGATCCCGGTGGACAGCCCGATCGGCCTGCCCGCGCCGGGCGCCTGA
- a CDS encoding HAD family hydrolase yields MVDAVIFDLDGVIVDSEPVWEEVRRAYVAAHGGAWQPDTQRRLMGMSTGEWARYLSDELGVDRGADQVAREVVDEMARRYAARVPVIDDADQVVRRLAARWPLGLASSSPTRLIAATLAATDLTDVFGATLSTEETARGKPAPDVYLTVAERLGVDPARCAAVEDSSNGVRSAAAAGMRVVAVPHGSYPLDPDAASLAAVTLGSIHELTVETVAALG; encoded by the coding sequence GTGGTGGATGCGGTGATCTTCGACCTGGACGGCGTGATCGTGGACTCCGAGCCGGTGTGGGAGGAGGTCCGGCGGGCCTACGTGGCAGCGCACGGCGGAGCGTGGCAGCCGGACACCCAGCGCCGGCTGATGGGGATGAGCACGGGTGAGTGGGCGCGCTACCTGAGCGACGAGCTGGGCGTCGACCGTGGTGCCGACCAGGTGGCCCGGGAGGTCGTCGACGAGATGGCGCGGCGCTACGCGGCGCGCGTACCGGTGATCGACGACGCCGACCAGGTGGTGCGCCGGTTGGCGGCGCGGTGGCCGCTGGGGCTGGCCAGCTCGTCGCCGACGCGGTTGATCGCGGCCACGCTGGCCGCGACGGACCTCACCGACGTGTTCGGCGCGACCCTCTCGACCGAGGAGACGGCGCGGGGCAAGCCGGCCCCGGACGTCTACCTCACCGTGGCGGAGCGGCTGGGCGTCGACCCGGCGCGCTGCGCCGCGGTGGAGGACTCGTCCAACGGCGTACGCTCGGCGGCCGCCGCGGGGATGCGCGTGGTGGCGGTCCCGCACGGGTCGTATCCCCTGGATCCGGACGCGGCGTCGCTGGCCGCGGTGACCCTCGGGTCGATCCACGAGCTGACCGTGGAGACCGTCGCCGCGCTCGGCTGA
- a CDS encoding NADPH:quinone reductase — translation MKAIVYERTGDPSVLQLVDRPVPEPGRGEVLVRMAVSGVNPTDVKSRQQGPMPADWQIPDQDGAGVVEAVGEGVDQELLGERVWIWDAAWQRPWGTSAEYTVVPVRQAVRLGDASFDLGACLGVPFRTAHRCLTAGEFMPDALHAGALTDHTVLVQGGAGAVGNAAIQLARWGEATVIATVSSAEKAQLAAAAGASHVINYREQDVVEEVRKIAPDGVHAVVEVAAATNMDVDAQVMHEAGTVSIYASDAGDQMNVPTMPLMLSNARLQFVMLFRTPKAAKAQAVHDIAAAAAQGGIRVGEDAGLPLHRHPLSAAAQAHQAVENSTVGRVLITTSDQ, via the coding sequence ATGAAGGCGATCGTGTACGAGCGCACCGGCGACCCGTCGGTGCTCCAGCTGGTCGATCGGCCCGTGCCGGAGCCGGGTCGCGGCGAGGTCCTCGTGCGGATGGCGGTTTCCGGGGTGAACCCGACGGATGTGAAGTCTCGCCAGCAGGGCCCGATGCCGGCCGACTGGCAGATCCCCGACCAGGACGGCGCGGGAGTCGTCGAGGCCGTCGGCGAGGGCGTCGACCAGGAGTTGCTCGGCGAACGGGTGTGGATCTGGGACGCCGCCTGGCAGCGGCCGTGGGGCACGAGCGCCGAGTACACGGTGGTGCCGGTCCGGCAGGCGGTGCGCCTGGGCGACGCCTCGTTCGACCTGGGCGCGTGCCTCGGTGTCCCGTTCCGCACCGCGCACCGCTGTCTGACCGCCGGCGAGTTCATGCCGGACGCGCTGCACGCCGGCGCGTTGACCGACCACACCGTGCTGGTCCAGGGCGGGGCGGGGGCGGTCGGCAACGCCGCGATCCAGCTCGCCCGGTGGGGCGAGGCCACCGTCATCGCCACGGTGAGCAGCGCGGAAAAGGCCCAGCTCGCGGCGGCGGCCGGCGCCTCCCACGTGATCAACTATCGGGAGCAGGACGTCGTCGAGGAGGTCCGCAAGATCGCGCCCGACGGGGTGCACGCCGTCGTGGAGGTCGCCGCGGCGACGAACATGGACGTCGACGCGCAGGTGATGCACGAGGCCGGGACGGTCTCCATCTACGCCTCCGACGCCGGGGACCAGATGAACGTGCCGACCATGCCGCTGATGCTCTCGAACGCCCGCCTGCAGTTCGTGATGCTCTTCCGGACACCGAAGGCGGCCAAGGCGCAGGCGGTCCACGACATCGCCGCGGCGGCCGCGCAGGGTGGGATCCGGGTGGGCGAGGACGCCGGGCTGCCGCTGCACCGCCACCCGCTCTCCGCTGCCGCGCAGGCGCACCAGGCGGTGGAGAACTCGACGGTCGGCCGGGTGTTGATCACCACGAGCGACCAGTGA